From one Macrobrachium nipponense isolate FS-2020 chromosome 37, ASM1510439v2, whole genome shotgun sequence genomic stretch:
- the LOC135208994 gene encoding uncharacterized protein LOC135208994, whose protein sequence is MMESRPLIALLVLIGSVTARDHHLSNGNLQQLEDGAFPNPHGGFRFQEIFPEEHNDDLNNGFYPDPHFDLEPPYHGRPESVRFGRPHYRQPGGRRVTRRPSYFSASSPSQGVVRNPGRGIVRGGGPFGRTPSPYVNEPGVAGFMKSFRRLIRTYL, encoded by the exons ATGATGGAATCGAGGCCTCTCATCGCTCTGTTAGTTTTGATAGGCTCCGTCACTGCAAGG GACCATCACCTAAGCAATGGAAACCTGCAGCAACTGGAGGACGGAGCCTTTCCCAACCCCCATGGTGGCTTCAGATTCCAAGAAATTTTCCCAGAGGAGCACAATGACGATCTGAACAACGGCTTTTATCCAG ATCCTCACTTTGATCTAGAACCTCCTTATCATGGAAGGCCAGAGTCTGTTCGCTTTGGACGACCTCACTATCGTCAGCCAGGTGGGCGACGAGTCACACGACGTCCAAGTTATTTCAGTGCTTCCTCACCCTCCCAAGGTGTAGTGCGAAATCCTGGCAGAGGAATCGTTCGTGGCGGTGGACCATTTGGTAGGACACCTTCACCCTACGTTAACGAGCCTGGTGTAGCTGGTTTCATGAAGTCTTTCAGACGTCTCATCAGAACATACCTCTAA